The following DNA comes from Clarias gariepinus isolate MV-2021 ecotype Netherlands chromosome 7, CGAR_prim_01v2, whole genome shotgun sequence.
GCTATTAGGCGGCAGCGAATGGCAGAACTGCAGGCAAAACATGGGGTAAGTGGCAAACTGGTTAGAAACATTAACTAGCAAGCAAGTTAGCATGCTAGCATTTCCGACCATATATGGGAATACACGTTTTAGGACGACCCTTGcgcattattaaataaataaataaatataaaaaaataataataaataatgcattgtCTATCATTTATTCGTATATATTACCTCTTGGTTCTAGGTTAAGTCGATAAATTTTAGCTGTGTCATTCCTGCACTGCTAGTTAGCAAACTTTTGCTAGCTCACACTGGGGCAGAAAAAGGGGCGTTACAACAAGCTAGCTAATAAATCAGGCGTTCTTAGTGTAATTATCAGCcagtttataattttaaatcattttagagCAAATAGGTGGAATTAATGTAAACAACAACTAATATTAGATTGAAAAAATCTACAAGGCTATTTTGTGTAGTAGAAAAGACAGCGTGAACACGTTTCAAGTGTGAATAAAGGCAGATTTTAACGTTTTCCAGAATTTTCCTAAATAACGGAAGTTCTACACAGTTTGTCATTTAATCAACGCTGTTCATCCAGGACGAAAAAGATTTCGCCAAATTCTCGATTCTCTAATTGGTTCAGTATGTGTTTCCTACCTATGCATTTCCTGTAACATCAattgtgacatacagtatatagatatcAACTAGAACTATGAATGCATTTAAAGAACGAAATCCCTCCTctctattttaattatataaatatgcttctcttctttttgatattttcctatttctatttgtattttattttcctttctgtTGTAATGATATGTgaataatatgtttattaaatgttaagcTGCAATATatgatttaacaaaaaaagatagatggatagatagagtactttataataatatactttataaaatatgcgttattatatataataagaaatacAGCAACATACAAGCAACGAGGTGTAGAAGAATATTAAGGCTaggtcaaataaaaataaaaaactcagaCTCATGATACACTCTTTCCAATAGTGCTGTCAGGTGGGAATCTTGTGTATTAAGATGCATTAACTAGGTAAGGTACATGATGATTGTTTGAGGGTGAGTCAAACATCATCCACTCTCtagctgtagaatttattttcattaaacttTGGAAAAGACAAATGCATCATTTTGCAACTTAATctcccattttttttaatacactttgtacttatacaagctttcatattttacctaatttctttcatctcattaatcctgacatactgtatattcaatgGAGATTCCAAAATGTTCCACactccatttttttaaaaaagatctgTTGGCCGAACTCTTATTACCGCTTTTCGTTTTATGTTACTGTcttcccagtcactgctgtacAGGTGTGCACATGTTACATCACTTAATTTGTAACTGCACTGTGAGTAAAAATGCACAAAAGAGCAGCAGGGTGCAGTGATTTTTGTCGTCTGAGGGTGCACGtggtgccgaaacaactcaCGGAAGAGCGAAAACAGAAGTGtgtggatatctgcaaacaacatTTGGACCAATACCATGAAAAGTCAAAGTTTCCTAAAGAGAATCAttgtattacattacatttaggcattttgcagaATAAGTTCTGGTATTTTTCGTATTAATCACTACAAGCCTGAGACTAAACGGCAGAGTATGAAACGGAAACATGAAcaattttctgggattctcaaggtaAGTGTTTCAGTATTTATCAGGAAAAACGTTCAACAATTAACAGTGTTCATTACAGTGCGACTCTTACCGAAGAGCTGAAGCCTgatgcacgtacacacacttctgcccacatcGTCTTTGACAcacaaaaattttgttttgatgtgttaaagcatcctccatATAATCCTGACCTTGTTCCGTCGGGCTTTTACCTGTTAGGTCCCCTGAATACAAGGACGAAGATTTATTTCTGATGAAGTGAAGACAGTGGTGCATTTGTGACTCGCAGCTcatcctaaaacattttttattacgGGAATGCAGAAGCTTGTTGACATAaatgatgtatttgtcttttctaaatgtaaaTTGAAATTAACTCTGTAGCCAGAGTGTGCTTAACGGATCTTCCTCCATCCGTCATTAGCAGTCATGGCTGATAAGTTTGACAGTTTAAGTGTTTGACAAAACATGCATAACTCTGCACACACTACCATGCCAATGTTAATCTACCACCAGGTAATACCCCATCAGCTCCTGTATGCCCCTTGCACCTCATTTTCATTTGTTTACAATATTTCTACTGGTAAATTTTCAATGCTTGGAAACCACAAATATCCCATCACAAAAAGTGCACTAAATGAGTGTCAGCTTTCCTTCTCAGGGTGTAGCGTGGGACCCAATGGAGCCGGTAAGCCTAATGAATGTAATGCCGGTAATGAAGAGGCTTTTGGCTTTTTGAAAGTTGCTTTCATTTTTCTGATGCGTATTAAACCTTTTTATGCAGACTAATAAACAGCTAATGAAATGGGCTAATATTTACCAAATATTTTGCTGGTTTCTTGCTTTGGCAACCCTATGAACacaaaactgatttaaaaaatatatattatttaaggaTATAGTTATCGTCCCAGGAAGGAGTATCTTTTGCTTAATTTACTGATTGGCACTTGTGTCATGGCCTGTATTTTTCATGTAGTTATTATAGCTAAAACAGTATGCATGTTCTGAAAAAAACTCGTTGAATCTGAAATTTTGAAAAAGGAGCTAAACTATCAGTCCACTAGAGGGCAATATAGAACAATAAACATGGTCCTATATGGTAAGAACtactactgttaaaaaaaaaaaaaagggggactTTATTGTGATTACAGATTTAGGACCTACACAACAGTGGGGGAGCTTATACATATGCAACGATTGtttgtattcatttaaaattgccCCAGCTCCAATATTACAGGCCATTTTGGGTCGATTCGTGACCTTATCGTAATCttgttctgctttttttttttacacaaagatTTAGgtcaaattttaaaatatttttttatcacaaattaAAGCTGACTTCTTTACAGATTATTGccttgcaaaatatatttttgtagtcGTTGCTGTTTAGCTTATTTGACATCAGACTAACTGTGAAATGGCACGTGGTCTTGACCACCCTGATGTAAATAGCTTGCTAATTATCTGATgtgcttggatttttttttttttcccaactcACATATTGGGTTAACAGTCGTTTAAGCCACCAGAACCACATACATATAAACTTACACAGACATCTCAAACCCATGCCTGTTTTACACTTCCTTCACTTTTGCAGAACAGTGCACTTACGGTGCGATAGGTAACATTGTAATTATTGCAAATAACATGGAAGCATTTGTAAGACATGATTAACTATACGTCTTGAAGTAAAGAAAAGATTGGGAAAACAGAGGTTGATCATGATCATAGTTGTCACTGCCTTGGAAGGAAAAGTCCACgctctttatttaatattaacatcTGATCACCACTAATTAATTTTCATCAACTTTGAATTTACCCACAATGCCATTCCACTACCTACTGGTGTTGGTGCAGTGTGTGGGATTTATATTGCATTTGAGCAAAGtgtcatttaaaaatcattgcaatcttggagtgtgtgtgacttGCTGTAGCATGTTGATTTGATGCTATCCGACAAACTGAGAGGTTGAAAAGTGTCAGGAGTTAATAAGTACGAATTGTGAGATGGGCAGATTTTCCAGATCGAAATTTGGAATCTACAAATTAATTTAGTGGAGCATTAGCACTTGCTTTATCTCTGCTTAAGGACAGCTGCAGAGGAGCTTTAGTCCTTTATTTTGTCCAACTGTTCAGAACTGTCCaaattttcttataaaaaagaataattaaggcaagctttaaataaactttgattTTGTTCTTATGTATTGCATGTTCTTGATGCTTCGCAAGGTTTAAATGCTGATCCAATTGAGCGCTGGCTAACAGCAGTTTCATAGCACTAGAAACTTCTTCAGGTTTATCCATTATCCTTCAAGAACCTTGCCTAAAGCATTCTTAGCatgttaacctttttttttccatacatGAGCTCACTTTATTAAACACTGCAAATGAAATACATCATTAATGTGTTCTAGGCGTAGCagtgtggaaaaagaaaaaaaagaaacatgccTTGGTTTTATCCAAATTCATCTGAAATGACtaaacaaaggttttttttttttaatatatatatattttgttttttttaggactCCTCCAGTGAGCAAGGGCAACAGGAAGCCAAGCAGAGGTATGTCAATACGCCAGGTTTACTTAAGCTAGGggaaaaaagtgcattttatacaaattgaatatttagaattattttaatacGAATTAGTTTTCATGCatctaagaaataaaaatggactatTATTGTTGCACAACATGCTGGAACATTGAGACATTGACATCTGATGATTATATAAATCATTTGTAAATGGAAAACTAAATAAGTCAGTGTTACAGCTGattgctgtttaaaaacaaatgtatagtgaaaaaaaaaacataaaatctacCAAAAATGTTTTCATACAATAGGAATATTCTGAGTGATTTCCTGGACGTTTTAAAACTtacagtgtataaaaaaaaaaacgtattaaaGGTCATGACCTTTTCCTCCCTTTTACATTAAACTCTCACTTCCTTTTGACAGAGATACAGAAATGAGGAACACGATACTGGCTCAGGTGTTGGATCAGTCGGCTCGCGCCAGATGTGAGAtgaatttatatttatgatgggaaattcaagtcaaaccgggactttgtgcagaatagcagaacacagttataagagtaaaaactcccgtTATTTCCCTAAATAATCCCctaatacactaatgcacttagcCCAGGACGTGGCACaaaagtttctgtaatgtgcaagtggtgttcctGAATAATTATGTGTACATTTCCCACAGACAGGCTTGTCTCTTCCTCAAGATGGTGACAAGTTAGTCGTTTTCAAGTATCTCTTGCTGAGTGTTCCCCGGAACTACTGCAGCTCAGCCACCTTCTCCAGAATTGTCATCTAATtaagttcaaatgttttactcagAATAAGAAtctcattactgtactgtgccTAAAAGATTTAATAGTttaattcacaagaaatttcattacatgtcctggtttgatttgaatgccCCTAGTGTATCTGTGTGCTATGTGTGCTTAAGGAGGTGCCGCTGTTCTCTCGAACCTCACTCTTCTATTTGGTTTTAGTGAGTAACCTGGCACTGGTGAAGCctgacaaagcaaaagctgtgGAGAATTATCTGATCCAGATGGCTCGATTCGGCCAGCTCGGTGGAAAGGTAAGCGTGAGTGAGAAGAAGACGAGATCTAAAGAGTTTTAAACAGAAATCACTAAGAAGGATGGAATATTGAAGGGCAAATAAAAATGGAATGGGGGCGTAgcgattaatttatttattacaaaaaaaattaaaaaataaatacaatgacagaacagaaattaaagaaatttataGAAaagagattataaaaaataaagaaagaaagtgcaTGAGAGAAATAATGCTATGGAACAAGCCTAActgaaaaacaaagtaaacgaacaaaaataatagaaactgaaagtaaagtaaaaaataggGAACAGTCAAATGAAGAATAGTATGGTGTGACcagaacaaataaaaagaagagatatgctgggggaaaaaaaaaattaaatagcaaccatgaaagaaaagaaatgagatTGTAAAAGTGGATCAAAAAcgaaagacagaaaaacaaatgcaaGATGTAGTGAGAAAGTAAAAGGCTAGAAATAATGCAGGAGAACAAATAGGAAGGTGAGGAAAGAAAGATTTTCTGAGCAGTAgttgctttgtgggtttcccccggagactccggtttcctcctacagtcgaAAGAAATAttgtgtatgagagtgtgtaATTCTGCACTGTGAAGGCTTGGCACCTATCCTGGGTTTACCCCAGCTTGCCTTGTGATAGGTTCTAGGTCCCCCCTAACATCAGCACAAGGGAAATGTAGATCAGTGTTTTCCAGTCgtggtcctggaggacccccCTGCCCTGCAGACTCTTCCCTGAAGCTGGGTTTAGAGCACATGAtatggcacccctggagcagacagggttaagttCCTTGCTCAAGGTCTGAGCTGCCAGTGCTCCTGAGGAATAAGGATTAAActgtgttatatactgtaaatgtctgAAAAATTATTGTCTATGTAATGAACAGATTTTGGTCGTTACAAGCGAACGTGTGTAATCATTATCTACTTTTTAGATCTCGGAGTCTGGTTTAATAGAGATCCTTGAAAAAGTCAGCCAACAAACAGAGAAGAAAACAACTGTCAAGGTAACACGCATTTCAACGcgcattcttcttttttttttatttagcataaGCTTTCTGTAActatttctcttcttcttccagTTTAACAGACGACGAGTGATGGACTCGGATGAAGACGATGATTATTGATTAGTATCTGTTCCAATCGGTGTGCTGGTGAGACACGACTGCACTACTCTGCATCTCTGGAGTACACTCTGGGAACAActcctgtttatttattcatacaggAACTTTCCATCCATGTTGTTGCACACATTTTGAATACTAGAATCTTGTGCCCCAAAACaacaatttacagtataatttcTAAAGACTGACTTGTGAATACGGTTTAATTTTTGCCTCAAAACAAAACAGGCCTTCTTGCCATCTCTTCATATGTTGATGCATTGTGCAGctgtttacaaaataaaaaaaagaaacttgtaTACAAGTGTTACcttatgtttttaatattattttttgcattgtgcATGTGATGTGTCAAGTTCAAGTACATCTTGTACACAACTAGACAAGGAAAGAGAGTATGGAAAAAAGGGTAATTAtgcaatccaaaaaaaaaaaaaacacgagctGTCATTCTTTTTTATCCATTGCCTGGGGATTTTATATGAGTAAATCAACCCATTATACCTTgtagcaagtagcttattagaggtcacatttttttcttcgtGTTCTCAGATTTAAATGCAATTAATGCATGGGTGTAAATGAGCCGTGACTGAAGGGTAGACATATATGGATGgaaaaaattaaactaatatttgCAAATATAAGTGAATAAGGATAAATAACAGTGGATAGACTAGCGCAAATTGAGAAGTGCCACTGAACATACTCTTCTGCTTGGCAAAACCCCATACAGTGGGTGACTGGTGTTGGACATGACGGACAGCATTTTGTTTAAGGTCCTTCTTTCCTAGTCCTATGATGGATGTCGTATTCTATGTTACCAGATCCACCACAACCCTGACtgaaaaagtgtcttattatatatatttttttgtttgtttgtttgtttgttttattaagtttttttgagtttcagtaaaaaaaaagttaacaataATTACATTTGTTAAAACTGGTAGAAAATCCTAAATACTGTGAAGCTCACTgtgtatcaaaaaaaaaagagtgctttgatatgattaaattttttaaagtaccccaaaattattatgcacattttaatttaaaaaatggcctTGGATTATCGCCATACCTTCTTATACTTATTGGTAAAGTTTTATGAATTTGAGAGGTCATCAGTGGGGTTGAGTTCAGTCAGAGCTCTATCCAGGACACTCACCACAACACATCTTAACACACTGTGTCTTCATAGAGCTTGCTTTGTGCCCAGAAGACTTGTCATGTTGATATAGGTTTACAGAGAAGGAATGTTGTAATGCTGCCGCATACAAAGACACTTCtgtctttgtactgtacagtttggggaagaatCACATATGGCTGTAACGGCTATGCATAAACAACCTTTGGACATTTAGAAAGGCTACCTAGAAGCTGAGCATTTGAAAACTAGCTCATGTTTGTGACTAAGTGGGATTTTAGTATCAGAGTGTCTATTAAGGagtaattttaaaataagtagCTAATTTCTGGAATTATTGATTGGTTTCCTGCCATGCAGTAGGCCCAGGTTCATTTCCCACCCAATGTCCAAACCCCAGTGATTGAATACAGTGCAGGTCCAAAGGCCgaataaaaagagagagttgCATCAGGCGGGGATTCGGCATAAAACGTGTGCAAAGTCGTCTACGGATCAGAATAGTCTGCTATGACCCTTCGACGAAAGCAgctgaaagacacacacacacacacacactcaacttCCTTATTTGCAATTTAGACATGATTGGTCAAAATCCattcagtttatttttgtgATGTCATAAATGCAGAGCTTAGTGCAGAGAAAatatatttgattaaaaaacttttaatttgttGTTTCCTACTTGCAATGCCttgcaaaataatttatacactttgaaaattttccacattttgtcacattacaaccacatatgtaaatatatttttgggagatttatgtgatagaccaacttACACAATGGTATTCACAATGGTAAATCAAAgagctttacataaaagaaatgaaaaaagtaatcataaaatgaaatagaaaataatagcaataaaaaattataaagaaaacttaaaatttgatttaaaatagaatgaaacttaatttaaaataaaaataggaaactaattaaaacgaataaaaattaatttaaaataaaaacagaacagtttaaaatattaggtaaacataaaataatttcaattgtaaatacattaatagaatatttttttttgtgacctaAGTAGCATATCATTataaagtggaaggaaaatgatgtGCTTTTCAAAACCTTATTTACAAATagaaatctgaaaagtgtggcatgcatttgtattcagacccctttactctgatacccctaaATAAAATCCACTGAAACCAGTTGCCTTTAGAAGTCATCTGATTAGTAAATaaagtccacctgtgtgtaatttaatctcagtataaatgaACATGTTCTGTAATGTGGCACAATGTGCAATAGTTCAATGCATATGAATATTTTGGGAAGGCACCGTATAGAACGTGTATTAACAAATCTCacacaaaaatctattttttaaaataattcacaTTTTCAAAAAAGGCTCAAGTagcataatataaaataaaatcatatattatattttacggattgttttatttgtttatttatttagtgtaagtACAAGCTGTTTCATTCATGACCTTTTAACGGGGCTGAATCGTAAATGCCTGAACACTTCCTGTATATGTGCACTACATAGGCTCTTTAATTACTGCTTATTCTCCCTAACTAGTGCACTCTGTTATCTCCAAGTAGCTATTTTGGATCCGGAACTAAACGCCTCACAGATTAGAGAAAGGGCGTGGTTACCGTAGGCTGACGTCATGCCGTCCTTTCGCACGAGGATGGTCCGAGCTCTGCCATTGGCTGATTTTCTTAGAGAACGCGCAACGGACGGTTTGATTGGCTAAGAGATGAGGCTCGTGTCTGTTCTCTGACCAATCACACTAGTAGGTGTCATATCATGGCGACCTTAATGTCAGTGTATAGTAATTCTTTCTCGTAGTTTACTCCTGAAGTTGATGACATTTCGTAAAGAAATTGTAGCGTAAGAGGCTAATTTAAAAGAGCAAGTACAAGTGTAAAGATGCCAGAGACGAGCAGTCAAAATGTTTCGATGATCACGTGCACGGCGCCAGTAAACATCGCTGTGATtaagtactgtaagtgtgtCCTATGTCTTTGTGGACATTGTGTGCTTGTATgcatgcttttttgttttatgtgcaCCATGTCTTcctatgattttatttttgtgcattatgtatttttgtgcATTATGTCTTTATAAGCCTTattactttgtgtgtgtatttctatGTGCATAATGTCCTTTTGTGCATTGTCTTTACGTGCATCATGTCTTTACGTGCATCATGTCTTTACGTGCAACCTGTCTTTACGTGCAACCTGTCTTTACGTGCAACCTGTCTTTACGTGCATCATGTCTTTACGTGCATCATGTCTTTACGTGCATTATGTTTTTACGTGCAAGCTGTCTTTATGTGCATTATGTCTTTATGTGTATTATGTCGTTACGTGCAAGCTGTCTTTACGTGCAACTTGTCTTTACGTGCATCAtgtcttttttatgtattatgtttttatgtgtattatGTTTTTCTGTGCATCCAAAATGACAAAAAGAGTTGGTCTCCAGAATTCGAGCTGAAGTTTTTTAACTATTTGTACGCAGGGGGTAAACGTGATGAAGAGCTGATTCTGCCCATTAACTCCTCTCTCAGTGTCACTTTACATCAGGACCAGGTGAGACAGTCTGCTTTATTAAAGGTGCCCTCAATCATATACAGAAACAAAGACACGAGTAGCCATAAATTAAATGCACCCATACCGTCCTTATCCTTTCCCTTGTGTCTTTTCCAGCTTAAAACCACCACTACAGTGGCATGCAGCAGGACTTTCCAGGAAGACCGCATCTGGTTGaatgacaaagaagaagacatcAATCAGCCGAGACTGCAGTCATGTCTTCAAGAGAGTACGCTTGTGTTTAACCTGTTAAACTGTCATGTCATATTAAAGTGCTTACCCTgacctgttttttcttttctcaatcTAGTCCGAAGGTTAGCGCGGAAAAGACGGAATGACGAAGACCCAAACGCAGAGATCACGCTTTCTCATCGGGTGCATATCTGCTCCGTGAATAACTTCCCAACAGCAGCTGGTCTGGCGTCCTCTGCAGCCGGGTATGCCTGCCTGGGTGAGGTTAAAATCAGCAGCAGTAACAGCTTCATCTTCATCAACACAGCAGGGAAATATTTAACACAGCAAGACAATTATAGCAAAGACTTAAAATACAGACTTACACTCACAATATTCTTATTGATCGTTTGGAACATGAGGTGGGGCTGAGGGGGACGGTTTTAAAATGGTTTTCCTTTTATCTAAAGGGGCGCTCATTTTCTGTTAGAGTTGGGGATTTCTTCTCCAAGTCAGTTGCTTTGGATTGTGGAGTTCCACAAGGTTCAATTTTGGGACCCATTCGTTTTTCCTTGTTTCTTTTACCCCTGGGCCTTATTTTTAAGAAACacagtattttatattatttatacgcAGACGACATTCAGATCTATTTACCAATCAGTGCTGGAGCCTCAAGCCCCAATCAATCCTTGGTACTCTGTCTAAAGGAGGTGATCAGCTGGTTGGAGCAaaattgcctgaagttaaatacTAGCAAATCAAAAGTTCTGGTTTTTTGGATGGACAATGATGACTGGGTTTCAACTGATTTTCTTGGCCCTTGGGAAACATATGTTCAACCGAAAAATAAGAAATCTAGGATCTGCATTCTCAGTTGAGGTTTTTAAAACTCGTGTTAAAACGTATTTGTACTCTGTCGCTTTTAATTCTTGATTTTGCCATTGAATGTTATGTAtgttatgcattttattttattttttattttttgtgtactgGATGTTCAGTCCTTTGGTCTACGTTGTAGCATAAagggctatataaataaatgagacttgagacttgacaaaaaaaaaaaaaagtgaataattaCAGAGTGCATAAATCTAGCATACAGAAGCACCTGAGACTCTACATGCTTACTTAGTATATGACTTTATAACATCTcgttaatgtgtttgtgtgtctcagTTTACTCGCTGTCCCGTTTATTCGGTGTGGACACAGAGCTGTCTGTGGTGGCACGCCAGGGTTCTGGCAGTGCCTGCAGGAGCATGTATGGAGGCTTTGTGCAGTGGAAGATGGGTGAAAGACAGGATGGAAAGGACAGCGTAGCAGAGCAGGTGGCGCCCGAGACACACTGGCCGGAGCTCCGGGTTCTCGTCTTGGTGGTGAGTCACAGATGACCATTTggatatttcatatattttgcACACATTTTCTATTTGCTTGTGGATTATACCATGTGAAGATCCTGAAAAAAGTCAGCTTTTaagttaaatgattttaaaaacccTTTTTTAGGGAATCCAGTTTTTTTAAGattcactgtacagtatataatacacatactgtataattatgcttagaattatttatatttatttatactgtatagaggGGATTTGGTTTAAATTACTGTTGTTGTTAAATTTAAGTAATGTACCTATAACTAGTCAgattaaatattcataaaatacATTATACAACACTTGTATAGACTTTTTATACTTTTGAAgcctgaattttgtttttcatgcaatgaagtttttcttttttcatgtcaCTTCAGGTCAGTGCAGAGCGGAAGCTCGTGGGAAGCACCTCAGGCATGCAGACGAGCGTCCAGACGAGCAAACTGCTAAAGGTAAAGACGCTCTTGAAGACTGCATTAAACCCTTTTCGGCTTGTTATTATTGAAATCTTCAAGATGTGAATTCCCCCCCTGGTCTGATACAGCACCGCGCAGACAGCGTGGTCCCCGCTAGGATGGACGAGATGATCCGGGCTATTCATGAACGAGACTTCGAGACGTTTGCTGAACTCACCATGAAAGACAGCAACCAG
Coding sequences within:
- the pdcd5 gene encoding programmed cell death protein 5, with the translated sequence MADEELEAIRRQRMAELQAKHGDSSSEQGQQEAKQRDTEMRNTILAQVLDQSARARLSNLALVKPDKAKAVENYLIQMARFGQLGGKISESGLIEILEKVSQQTEKKTTVKFNRRRVMDSDEDDDY
- the mvda gene encoding diphosphomevalonate decarboxylase, coding for MPETSSQNVSMITCTAPVNIAVIKYWGKRDEELILPINSSLSVTLHQDQLKTTTTVACSRTFQEDRIWLNDKEEDINQPRLQSCLQEIRRLARKRRNDEDPNAEITLSHRVHICSVNNFPTAAGLASSAAGYACLVYSLSRLFGVDTELSVVARQGSGSACRSMYGGFVQWKMGERQDGKDSVAEQVAPETHWPELRVLVLVVSAERKLVGSTSGMQTSVQTSKLLKHRADSVVPARMDEMIRAIHERDFETFAELTMKDSNQFHATCLDTFPPIFYLNDISRKVINLVHRYNQHYRETRVAYTFDAGPNAVIYLLRDHVPEFVQAVRHFFPPESNGGEFVKGQPVPSASLPDELIRDIGMEPTPRGISYMISTKVGPGPCTVDDPTLHLLSADGLPKKST